A window from Solanum stenotomum isolate F172 chromosome 5, ASM1918654v1, whole genome shotgun sequence encodes these proteins:
- the LOC125864025 gene encoding uncharacterized protein LOC125864025, producing MNPPGFKGSSTAEDPGNFIKELQKVFEVMHVVDAKRVELASYQLKCNTRTWFDQWKKSRADDAPILSWIVFESAFLGSFFPRELREAKKKRPTPSSASAPAPNYKGDSSSQNSQNFKAKPAESQGVVAQGGNWAPTCVAQGNGNRGKRTQSSSVTPPDRATPRGATSGTGGEANR from the exons atgaatcctccaggcTTCAAGGGTTCAAGCACCGCAGAGGATCCGGGAAATTTTATAAAGGAACTGCAAAAggtgtttgaggttatgcatgttgTCGATGCTAAGCGAGTGGAACTAGCTTCCTATCAACTGAAGTGTAATAcgaggacttggtttgaccagtggaagaagAGTAGGGCTGACGATGCACCAATTTTGAGTTGGATTGTGTTCGAGAGTGCTTTCTTGGGCAGTTTCTTTCCACGTGAGCTAAGAGAAGCCAAG AAAAAGAGACCgactccatcatctgctagtgcacctgcaccaaatTACAAAGGTGATTCTAGTAGTCAGaattcacaaaatttcaaaGCTAAACCTGCTGAGTCTCAGGGTGTTGTCGCACAAGGAGGCAATTGGGCTCCTACATGTGTTGC GCAAGGAAATGGTAATAGGGGCAAGAGAACACAATCTTCTTCAGTTactccaccagacagggctaCACCTAGAGGAGCCACTTCAGGGACTGGCGGAGAAGCAAACCGCTAA